Proteins encoded in a region of the Methylosinus trichosporium OB3b genome:
- a CDS encoding right-handed parallel beta-helix repeat-containing protein, translated as MRSKIAFAGAALACLSAAPALAGSVSFVSATGDDTRNCATPATACRTFQRAHDATSPHGEIIALTPGDYGLLRITKSISVTGVEGVGIFGGAGSSDQIKIAAGASDVVYLTGLTLEGAGAGAGIVVDSAAAVTIRKCAVSNIASSRFYGIFMGGFDRTLIEDTSVSNGNDNIAMFGGRALVHRVISTNAKDVAIVSRGALTIAETSASGSSDGISRSAPIFMTRSAVTGNRFSGVLGDVTSAGDNLIRGNGTDVSGTVTNIGRQ; from the coding sequence ATGAGAAGCAAGATCGCATTTGCCGGCGCCGCGCTCGCCTGTCTCTCCGCCGCGCCCGCTCTCGCCGGCTCCGTGTCCTTCGTCTCAGCGACCGGGGACGACACACGCAATTGCGCGACGCCGGCGACCGCCTGCCGGACCTTCCAGCGCGCGCATGACGCGACCTCGCCGCATGGCGAGATCATCGCGCTGACGCCGGGCGATTACGGTCTCCTCAGGATCACCAAATCGATCAGCGTCACCGGCGTCGAGGGCGTCGGGATTTTCGGCGGCGCGGGCAGTTCCGACCAGATCAAGATCGCCGCTGGCGCGAGCGACGTCGTCTATCTCACCGGGCTGACGCTCGAAGGCGCGGGCGCTGGCGCCGGGATCGTGGTCGATAGCGCCGCCGCCGTGACGATAAGGAAGTGCGCGGTCTCAAACATCGCAAGCTCGAGATTTTATGGGATCTTCATGGGCGGGTTCGACCGGACGCTGATCGAGGACACGTCCGTTTCGAACGGAAACGACAATATAGCCATGTTCGGCGGACGCGCCCTCGTCCATCGCGTCATCTCGACCAATGCGAAAGACGTCGCGATCGTCTCGCGCGGCGCCCTGACGATCGCCGAGACATCGGCTTCGGGCAGTTCGGATGGGATTTCGCGGTCCGCGCCAATCTTCATGACCCGATCCGCGGTGACCGGGAACCGCTTTTCCGGCGTCCTCGGCGACGTCACCAGCGCCGGCGACAATCTCATTCGCGGCAACGGAACGGATGTGTCCGGGACGGTCACCAATATCGGCCGGCAGTGA
- a CDS encoding right-handed parallel beta-helix repeat-containing protein, producing the protein MLVRFLRCAGLALGLAASCSGKASAAALSFLSVAGANAGDCSDPKTPCRTLSYALTKTSTGGEIKTLLPGNYGTATITTAITLTGVPGSLIMVGSGAVGLTINALSSQIVSISGFTLNGQGVGKIGVMVTKAGQLILRDCTIKNFTQTGVQLRPVTVMKFSIEDAFIANVGTYGVEVSKTGTGSATGVVHRSTIIGRGTSGIGVFLTQSANVRVSDSLIGHFEFGIYSGASPGNVLRVTRNTVSQNVNGVVIEKDVGAVAETGHDNFIAGNTTDIDTINGAPLTNVGTQ; encoded by the coding sequence ATGCTCGTTCGCTTTCTTCGCTGCGCCGGTCTCGCGCTCGGCCTCGCCGCCTCCTGCTCCGGGAAGGCGAGCGCCGCGGCGCTGTCCTTCCTCTCCGTCGCCGGCGCCAATGCCGGCGACTGCTCCGATCCCAAAACGCCCTGCCGAACGCTCTCCTATGCGCTCACGAAGACGTCGACCGGCGGCGAGATCAAGACGCTGCTCCCCGGCAATTACGGGACGGCGACCATCACCACGGCGATCACGCTCACCGGCGTTCCGGGCTCGCTGATCATGGTCGGCTCGGGCGCCGTCGGATTGACGATCAACGCCCTTTCGAGCCAGATCGTCTCCATCAGCGGCTTCACTCTCAACGGCCAGGGAGTCGGCAAGATCGGCGTCATGGTCACCAAGGCCGGGCAATTGATCCTGCGCGACTGCACGATCAAGAATTTCACCCAGACCGGCGTTCAGCTGCGGCCGGTGACCGTGATGAAATTTTCCATCGAGGACGCGTTCATCGCCAATGTCGGGACCTATGGAGTCGAGGTCAGCAAGACCGGGACGGGCTCGGCGACCGGCGTCGTCCATCGCTCCACGATCATCGGCCGCGGGACCTCCGGCATCGGCGTCTTTCTGACGCAATCCGCCAATGTCCGCGTCTCCGACAGCCTGATCGGCCATTTCGAGTTCGGGATCTATTCGGGCGCGAGCCCTGGCAATGTGCTGCGAGTCACGCGCAACACCGTCTCGCAGAACGTCAATGGCGTCGTCATCGAGAAGGATGTGGGAGCGGTCGCCGAGACGGGGCATGACAATTTCATCGCCGGCAACACCACCGATATCGACACCATCAACGGCGCTCCGCTGACCAATGTCGGCACGCAGTGA
- a CDS encoding cytochrome P450 translates to MFHDPDLMPFTPRARPSLRVAAFNQIENWPAETYREAHATMRGVFPLLAPTLLIADPTLIEEALVARAEAFERDRFQTRALTNDVNRASLFFAEGADWRWQRRAAAPAFRHDNLLALVPTFARCGADLAKEWRRANDGAVRDVAPEMSRLTFDIILRAVLGAGATRLDERRFLEALAPSLASVGWRFLYARIGLPEAVPYPGSRRVARSIAWLHDATKELIAHRRQEAGESKDILALLLSAQDPETGRVMSDDELLSNLYTFMVAGHETSATTLAWALWLIAKDQATQERLRAEVSAVVGAREIGAQDIEKLGFARQVLNEAMRLFPPAIGVGRAPREDMTLGPLRLRAGQLLIVASFCVHRHEKLWDEPHGFDPERFSPERAKARHRCAFLPFGAGPRICIGMNFAMIEMIVLLASLVRDFRFHTTPGHRMMLGTNLTLRSRTGLPLAITPL, encoded by the coding sequence ATGTTTCACGATCCCGACCTCATGCCCTTCACGCCGCGCGCGCGTCCGTCGTTGCGCGTCGCCGCATTCAACCAGATCGAGAATTGGCCGGCGGAAACCTATCGAGAAGCGCATGCGACGATGCGCGGCGTCTTTCCGCTGCTGGCGCCGACGCTGCTCATCGCCGATCCGACGCTCATCGAGGAGGCGCTCGTCGCGCGCGCCGAAGCATTCGAGCGCGACCGCTTTCAAACGCGCGCGCTGACCAATGACGTCAATCGCGCGAGCCTGTTCTTCGCCGAAGGCGCCGATTGGCGATGGCAGCGGCGCGCCGCCGCGCCGGCCTTTCGTCACGACAATCTGCTCGCGCTCGTTCCGACCTTCGCGCGTTGCGGCGCCGATCTCGCGAAAGAATGGCGCCGCGCGAATGACGGCGCCGTGCGCGACGTCGCGCCGGAGATGTCGCGGCTCACCTTCGACATCATTCTGCGCGCCGTGCTCGGCGCCGGCGCGACGCGGCTCGACGAGCGCAGATTTCTCGAGGCGCTGGCGCCTTCGCTCGCGAGCGTCGGCTGGCGTTTTCTCTATGCGCGCATCGGCCTTCCGGAAGCGGTTCCCTATCCCGGCTCGCGCCGCGTCGCGCGAAGCATCGCCTGGCTGCATGACGCGACGAAAGAGCTGATCGCGCATCGACGCCAAGAAGCCGGGGAGTCGAAAGACATTCTCGCTCTGCTGCTCTCCGCGCAGGATCCGGAGACCGGGCGCGTGATGAGCGACGACGAGCTATTGTCCAATCTCTATACATTCATGGTCGCCGGACACGAGACCTCGGCGACGACGCTCGCCTGGGCGCTGTGGCTCATCGCCAAGGATCAAGCGACGCAGGAACGGCTGCGCGCCGAGGTGAGCGCCGTCGTCGGCGCGCGCGAGATCGGCGCGCAGGATATCGAAAAGCTCGGCTTCGCACGGCAGGTCTTGAACGAGGCGATGCGCCTCTTTCCGCCGGCGATCGGCGTCGGCCGCGCGCCGCGCGAGGACATGACGCTCGGCCCGCTGCGCCTGCGCGCCGGACAGCTGCTCATCGTCGCGAGCTTCTGCGTGCATCGACACGAGAAGCTCTGGGACGAGCCGCACGGCTTCGATCCCGAGCGTTTTTCGCCCGAGCGCGCCAAGGCGCGTCATCGCTGCGCCTTCCTGCCCTTCGGCGCCGGTCCGCGCATCTGCATCGGCATGAATTTCGCCATGATCGAGATGATCGTGCTGCTGGCGAGCCTCGTGCGCGATTTCCGTTTCCATACGACGCCCGGTCATCGCATGATGCTCGGAACCAATCTCACCTTGCGCTCGCGCACCGGCCTGCCGCTGGCGATCACGCCCCTGTGA
- a CDS encoding S8 family peptidase — protein MFRFMIAALTAAALSSSARAAESKEPKINPAIAAKTATASAIAEAIAETGSVRVLVVVKTSSGASVEDLSAQARVASTRAAVKSQVKAALDSVLTKHKLSHVGGAKGAPALVRLTTTPAFSAVVDEAELVALAKDSSVVSIQYDRPMQKQLTVTVPFIGMQAVHSAGGAGAGAAIAVIDDGIQRNHIFVGLSRLYPGREACFLSTNDCPNGSNEQIGTGASAAAATASHGMHVSGIALGYNAGTTPRKGVAPLAKLVPINIFGPSDGTAFSTIQRAFEHVEDLVLESGGSNPLKIASINMSVGGDASPGNCDDSPDMALLKPVVDNLHKKGVVSVVAAGNESQTAQMAFPACLSSIFSVAATSRAGVIASYTNISPTTDVFAPGGETNGDCVISSVPSNAFGAKCGTSMASPHVAGAVAALRSAVPAATACQIEEALIRTGIPTSDLRTNGSLTKSLIKVDRARLRLLSPVAPGNDNFAAASVLPPNATEYSVHTATNVGATKEPGEPSFSGTGNAHSVWWKWTPTVSGPVVIDTLGSGLDTVLAVYTGATSVTSRGTRVALSDNITPTLVQSSVSFSAVAGTTYHIVVLGKTAADECNIQLNVTRPPLNDNFARATVVTVPVVTEVNVSGSNARSTLETGEPAPNGNSASKTTVWFRFKALETKVITLDTFGSNFDTVLSVYKGSALNSLTPIAVNDDSGNAQSLVKFQMTAGSTYYVQVAGWNGAQGRYRLSFSPAGAQSVESAKASLGE, from the coding sequence ATGTTCCGTTTCATGATTGCCGCGCTTACCGCGGCCGCTCTCTCTTCGTCCGCGCGAGCGGCGGAGAGCAAGGAGCCGAAGATAAATCCGGCGATCGCCGCCAAGACGGCGACGGCGAGCGCGATCGCCGAGGCGATCGCCGAGACCGGCTCGGTCCGAGTCCTCGTCGTCGTCAAGACGAGCTCGGGAGCGAGCGTCGAGGATCTGTCGGCGCAGGCGCGCGTCGCCTCGACCCGCGCGGCGGTGAAGAGCCAGGTGAAGGCGGCGCTCGACAGCGTCCTGACGAAGCACAAGCTGTCTCACGTCGGCGGCGCCAAGGGCGCGCCCGCCCTCGTTCGGCTGACGACGACTCCGGCGTTTTCCGCCGTGGTCGACGAGGCCGAACTCGTCGCGCTCGCGAAAGACTCGAGCGTCGTCTCGATCCAATATGACCGCCCGATGCAGAAGCAGCTCACGGTGACCGTGCCCTTCATCGGCATGCAGGCGGTGCATTCGGCCGGCGGCGCCGGCGCCGGCGCGGCGATCGCGGTGATCGACGACGGCATTCAGCGCAATCACATCTTCGTCGGCCTGTCGCGGCTCTATCCGGGGCGCGAGGCGTGCTTCCTCTCCACCAATGATTGCCCGAACGGCTCCAATGAGCAGATCGGGACGGGCGCTTCGGCGGCCGCCGCCACCGCCAGCCACGGCATGCACGTCTCGGGCATCGCGCTCGGCTACAATGCGGGCACGACGCCGCGCAAAGGCGTCGCCCCGCTCGCGAAGCTGGTGCCGATCAACATCTTCGGCCCGAGCGACGGAACGGCGTTTTCGACGATCCAGCGCGCTTTCGAGCATGTCGAGGATCTGGTGCTGGAGAGCGGCGGTTCGAATCCGCTGAAGATCGCCTCGATCAATATGAGCGTCGGCGGCGACGCCAGCCCCGGCAATTGCGACGACAGCCCGGACATGGCGCTGCTGAAGCCGGTCGTGGACAATCTGCACAAGAAGGGCGTCGTGTCGGTCGTCGCCGCGGGCAATGAGAGCCAGACCGCCCAAATGGCGTTTCCGGCCTGTTTGTCGTCGATTTTCTCCGTGGCCGCGACGAGCCGCGCCGGCGTCATTGCGAGCTACACCAACATCAGCCCGACCACGGACGTCTTCGCGCCCGGCGGCGAGACCAATGGCGATTGCGTGATCTCCTCCGTGCCGAGCAACGCCTTCGGCGCGAAGTGCGGCACGTCGATGGCCTCGCCCCATGTGGCCGGAGCCGTCGCCGCGCTGCGCTCGGCGGTCCCGGCGGCGACGGCCTGCCAGATCGAGGAAGCGCTGATCCGGACCGGCATCCCCACCTCCGATCTGCGCACGAACGGCTCGCTCACCAAATCGCTCATAAAGGTCGACCGCGCGCGACTGCGGCTCCTGAGCCCTGTCGCGCCGGGCAATGACAATTTCGCCGCGGCGTCGGTTCTGCCGCCGAATGCGACCGAATATTCGGTGCACACGGCCACCAATGTCGGAGCCACGAAGGAGCCGGGCGAGCCCAGCTTCTCCGGGACGGGCAACGCCCACAGCGTGTGGTGGAAATGGACGCCGACTGTTTCGGGACCCGTGGTCATCGATACGCTCGGCTCGGGGCTGGATACGGTGCTGGCGGTCTATACCGGAGCGACCTCGGTGACGAGCCGCGGCACACGTGTCGCGCTGAGCGACAATATCACCCCGACGCTCGTGCAGAGCAGCGTTTCCTTCAGCGCCGTCGCCGGCACGACCTATCATATCGTCGTGCTCGGCAAGACCGCGGCGGACGAATGCAACATTCAGCTCAATGTGACGCGCCCGCCGTTGAACGATAATTTCGCTCGGGCGACCGTCGTGACCGTTCCCGTCGTCACCGAGGTCAATGTCTCGGGAAGCAATGCGCGCTCGACCCTCGAGACCGGCGAGCCGGCGCCAAATGGCAATAGCGCTTCGAAGACGACCGTCTGGTTCCGCTTCAAAGCGCTCGAAACCAAGGTCATCACGCTGGATACGTTCGGCTCGAATTTCGACACGGTGCTCTCCGTCTACAAGGGCTCCGCCCTCAACTCGCTGACGCCGATCGCCGTGAACGACGACTCCGGCAACGCGCAGAGTCTCGTGAAGTTCCAGATGACGGCGGGCTCGACCTATTACGTCCAGGTCGCCGGCTGGAATGGCGCCCAGGGCCGCTATCGGCTGTCGTTCTCGCCAGCGGGCGCGCAGAGCGTCGAGAGCGCAAAAGCCTCGCTCGGCGAATAG
- a CDS encoding S8 family peptidase, whose product MFRLIVVALVAAVAASSTQAAPKTAQIDPAIAAKGGTAPEIAGALAAEGAVRVIVVVEPGAGATIQELATAARVASTRAATKQKVAATVDTVLSSHKLSRMGGARGAPALVRLATVPAFSAVVDAAELAKLAKDPRVVSIRYDRPMKRHLAVTLPLIGAPTVQSLGGTGSGYAIAHIDDGLQRDHVFVGLSRLYPGREACFLDTNDCPNGSNEQIGTGAAAASAGASHGMHTAGIALGKRASGTPSKGVAPSAMIVPINIFGPNDSVSQATILRAFEHVEDLVMENSGANPLKIASINMSVGGGLSAGICDDDADMALLKPVIDSLRSKGVLSVVSAGNDGDTGQMSYPACLSTIVSVAATSRAGVVASYTNISQTTDLFAPGGETDGDCVISSVPTNDFGAKCGTSMAAPHVAGAIADLRQLFPKASACRIEDALKSTGPLTPDTRSGGAFIKRRLRIDGARSRLLNPVAPKNDNFAAAFAIPSTATQYTTEGSNIAATLEAGEPSYVGTSTTRSVWWRWTPLASGPVAIDTLGSGFDTVLAVYKGAASAADLGTRVAVSDNISSTVKQSRVRFSAVAGETYHIAVAGRSASQECAIQLNLVRPPANDNFAQARVVNVSTNSELGVSGTNVGATKQTGEPDLNGDAANTTTVWFRFKAPASGLISIDTLGSPTLDDTVLAVYTGAAVNALTLIAVNDDIPNSSTTLSRVTFYMKAGTTYQIQLGGWHGAEGKYRLWFSPAGAQSLDRSTAALAE is encoded by the coding sequence ATGTTTCGTTTGATTGTCGTCGCGCTCGTCGCCGCTGTCGCGGCCTCTTCCACGCAGGCCGCGCCGAAGACGGCGCAGATCGATCCGGCCATTGCCGCGAAGGGCGGAACCGCGCCGGAGATCGCCGGAGCGCTCGCCGCCGAGGGGGCCGTGCGCGTCATCGTCGTCGTCGAGCCCGGCGCTGGAGCGACGATCCAGGAGCTCGCGACCGCAGCGCGCGTCGCCTCGACACGCGCCGCGACAAAGCAGAAGGTCGCGGCGACGGTCGACACGGTGCTGTCGAGCCACAAGCTGTCTCGCATGGGTGGGGCCAGGGGCGCGCCCGCGCTCGTCCGGCTGGCCACGGTTCCGGCGTTCTCCGCGGTGGTCGACGCGGCCGAGCTCGCCAAGCTCGCCAAGGATCCGCGCGTCGTCTCGATCCGATATGATCGCCCGATGAAACGACATCTCGCGGTGACCCTGCCGCTCATTGGCGCGCCGACTGTTCAGTCGCTCGGCGGCACCGGCTCCGGCTATGCGATCGCGCACATCGACGATGGCCTGCAGCGCGATCACGTCTTCGTCGGCCTGTCGCGCCTCTATCCAGGGCGCGAGGCTTGCTTCCTCGACACCAATGATTGTCCGAACGGCTCCAATGAGCAGATCGGAACCGGCGCGGCCGCCGCGTCGGCGGGAGCGAGCCATGGCATGCATACGGCCGGCATAGCATTGGGCAAGCGAGCCTCCGGCACGCCGAGCAAGGGCGTCGCTCCGAGCGCGATGATCGTGCCGATCAATATTTTCGGCCCCAACGACAGCGTCTCACAGGCGACGATCCTGCGCGCCTTCGAGCATGTCGAGGATCTGGTGATGGAGAACTCCGGCGCCAATCCGCTGAAGATCGCCTCGATCAATATGAGCGTCGGCGGCGGCCTCAGCGCCGGCATTTGCGACGACGACGCCGACATGGCGCTGCTGAAGCCGGTGATCGACAGCCTGCGCAGCAAGGGCGTGCTGTCGGTGGTCTCGGCCGGCAATGACGGCGACACCGGCCAGATGTCCTACCCCGCCTGCCTGTCGACGATCGTGTCGGTGGCCGCGACGAGCCGGGCCGGCGTCGTCGCCAGCTACACCAATATCAGCCAGACCACGGATCTGTTCGCGCCCGGCGGCGAGACCGACGGCGATTGCGTGATCTCCTCGGTGCCGACCAACGACTTCGGCGCGAAATGCGGCACCTCCATGGCCGCGCCGCATGTGGCGGGCGCGATCGCCGATCTGCGTCAGCTGTTCCCGAAGGCGTCGGCCTGCCGCATCGAGGATGCGCTGAAATCGACCGGACCGCTGACGCCCGACACGCGCTCGGGCGGCGCGTTCATCAAGCGGCGCCTGCGCATCGACGGCGCGCGCTCGCGTCTGCTCAACCCCGTCGCGCCGAAGAACGACAATTTCGCCGCTGCTTTCGCCATCCCCAGCACGGCGACTCAGTATACGACCGAGGGCTCCAATATCGCCGCGACGCTCGAAGCGGGCGAGCCGAGCTATGTCGGCACCAGCACCACGCGCAGCGTGTGGTGGCGGTGGACGCCGCTCGCCTCCGGCCCGGTCGCCATCGACACGCTCGGCTCGGGATTCGACACGGTTCTCGCCGTGTATAAAGGCGCGGCGTCGGCCGCCGATCTCGGGACGCGCGTTGCGGTGAGCGACAATATCTCCTCGACCGTGAAGCAGAGCCGCGTCCGCTTCAGCGCCGTCGCCGGCGAAACCTACCACATCGCCGTCGCCGGCCGCAGCGCCAGCCAGGAATGCGCGATCCAGCTCAATCTCGTGCGCCCGCCGGCGAATGATAATTTCGCCCAGGCGCGCGTCGTGAATGTGTCGACAAATTCGGAGCTCGGCGTCTCGGGAACCAATGTCGGCGCGACCAAGCAGACCGGCGAGCCCGATCTCAACGGCGACGCCGCCAATACGACGACCGTCTGGTTCCGCTTCAAGGCGCCCGCTTCCGGTTTGATCAGCATCGACACGCTCGGCTCGCCGACGCTCGACGACACGGTGCTCGCCGTCTACACGGGCGCGGCGGTCAATGCGCTGACGCTGATCGCGGTCAATGACGACATCCCGAACAGCAGCACCACGCTGAGCCGCGTCACCTTCTATATGAAGGCGGGGACGACCTATCAAATTCAGCTCGGCGGCTGGCACGGGGCGGAGGGCAAATACCGCCTCTGGTTCTCGCCCGCCGGCGCGCAGAGCCTCGATCGTTCAACCGCGGCGCTGGCCGAATAG
- a CDS encoding RNA polymerase sigma factor translates to MPDRKRLSFRELFLRNRRELLDYLTRKVGPDDAPDLLQETFVRALRHERFDAVVDPPAFLQRIAVNLSLDFLRRRKTESSYLQYVDYFLDAPSPEATPEETLAHKRKSERLAAAIAALSPRCRDVFLMGVFEDIPMTEIARRLGVSDRMARKHMANALRLCRAALD, encoded by the coding sequence GTGCCGGACCGAAAGAGGCTCTCCTTCCGCGAGCTGTTCCTGCGCAACCGGCGCGAGCTGCTCGATTATCTGACCCGCAAGGTGGGGCCGGACGACGCGCCCGACCTGCTGCAGGAGACCTTTGTGCGCGCGCTGCGGCACGAGCGTTTCGACGCGGTCGTCGACCCGCCTGCCTTTCTCCAGCGCATCGCCGTCAATCTCAGCCTCGATTTCCTCCGCCGGCGCAAGACCGAGTCGAGCTATCTGCAATATGTCGACTACTTCCTCGACGCGCCCTCGCCCGAGGCGACGCCCGAGGAGACATTGGCGCATAAGCGCAAGTCGGAGCGCCTCGCCGCGGCGATCGCGGCGCTGTCGCCCCGCTGCCGCGATGTGTTCCTGATGGGCGTCTTCGAGGATATTCCGATGACCGAGATCGCGCGCCGGCTCGGCGTCTCCGACCGCATGGCGCGCAAGCACATGGCCAACGCCCTGCGCCTCTGCCGCGCGGCGCTGGACTGA
- a CDS encoding FecR family protein, with translation MQEKGKGQEKGKGTDAARDEAIAWWVARRAGPLEPQEEEAFRAWLARDPAHDAAFADIAGMVRHVRGHLRIPSPSPRAARAFAPRYRPAAAALAAAAALALLIGFDDLSILLRADRATSVGETRSVTLEDGSRVHLDARSAITLRYGAGERRVALLRGEALFEVAADRARPFVVEAAEGSVTARGTAFDIALTEEGARVTVTEHSVEVTSGGGGIVVAEGGQTVYARERAAEAPRNVDIDAATAWRRGKLIVEDAPLSEALAALSRHRRGYILCLRPADCARRVTGVFGAGDPLRALREIEVSLGLTATFLTDYLIVLHQ, from the coding sequence ATGCAGGAAAAGGGTAAAGGGCAGGAAAAGGGTAAAGGGACGGACGCCGCGCGCGACGAGGCCATCGCCTGGTGGGTGGCGCGCCGCGCCGGCCCCCTGGAGCCGCAGGAGGAGGAGGCGTTCCGCGCCTGGCTCGCGCGCGACCCCGCCCATGACGCCGCCTTCGCCGACATCGCGGGAATGGTGCGTCATGTGCGCGGCCATCTGCGCATCCCGTCCCCCTCGCCGCGCGCCGCCCGCGCCTTCGCGCCGCGCTATCGACCGGCGGCGGCGGCGCTGGCCGCGGCGGCGGCGCTGGCGCTTTTAATCGGCTTCGACGATCTCTCTATTCTCTTGCGCGCCGATCGCGCGACGAGCGTCGGCGAGACGCGCTCCGTGACGCTGGAGGACGGTTCCCGCGTCCATCTCGACGCGCGCTCGGCGATCACCCTGCGCTATGGCGCCGGCGAGCGGCGAGTGGCGCTGCTGCGCGGCGAGGCCTTGTTCGAGGTCGCCGCCGACCGCGCCCGCCCCTTCGTCGTCGAGGCGGCGGAGGGGAGCGTCACCGCCCGCGGCACCGCCTTCGACATCGCGCTGACGGAAGAGGGCGCGCGCGTCACCGTCACCGAGCATAGCGTCGAGGTGACGAGCGGCGGCGGCGGAATCGTCGTGGCGGAAGGCGGACAGACCGTCTATGCGCGCGAGCGCGCCGCGGAGGCGCCGCGCAATGTGGACATAGACGCCGCGACCGCCTGGCGGCGCGGCAAGCTCATCGTCGAGGACGCGCCGTTGAGCGAGGCGCTCGCCGCTCTCTCACGCCACCGCCGCGGCTATATCCTCTGCCTGCGCCCGGCAGATTGCGCGCGCCGCGTCACCGGCGTGTTCGGCGCCGGCGATCCGCTGCGCGCTCTGCGGGAGATCGAGGTCTCGCTCGGCCTCACCGCTACTTTCCTCACCGATTATCTGATCGTGCTGCACCAATGA